CCGGAAGTATGCGCCAATGGGCGATGGCCGCGACAAAAAAATCGGGAGGATTTGGCCAGGCAGATTATCTTCACCGTGGAGGTCCGGCATTCCCACCCACGCCGGCAAGGCCACGCCGCCGGGCGCGGTGTCCTTCCCTGATGGCGCGAAGCCGCCGGGGTCAAAGGCGTTGGATTCCCGGTTGACAAGCGGGGGATTATGGCAAACATTTATAAAGCAGCACAGGGCGCTGCCTTGGGCCGCAAAAGGGCGATGTATGATCACAAACGACCGTTCATCGTACGGGCAACGGCCATCCCACGGATCGGCGGGGGGAAGCAGACCGCCTGCGCCGGAAGAAACACTCCGGCGCGAGGAAATCGTGGTGGAACGCAAGAAATTCATTTTCACGCTCAAGGAAAATCAGCGCGGAAGATTTTTGCGCATCACGGAGGACGTTAACGGGCGGCGCGACAATATCATCGTCCCAGCGCCCGGTCTGGCGGAGTTCAGGCGCGTTTTGGAGGAGATGGCGAAGGCGGCGGAAGCGCCCAGCCCCTCCGGCCAGGCGCCCTCCCCGGAATGACCCCCAGAAGCCGGGCGTTCAGCCGGCCACCGTCTTGACCTTGGCTTTGCGGCGCGGCCGCAGCCGGGGAGCATCCCCCCACAGCCCTTCCAAATCATACTTGGCGCGCACTTCCGCCCGCATGACATGGGCAATCACATCCACATAATCCAGCACCATCCAGTGCGTCGGCACCTGCCCGTCAATCGCCCGCGGACGCAACCCCGCGTTCTCCTCCAGTTTTTCGGTGATTTCGTCCGCAATCGCGCGCAAGTGCGGCTCGCTGGTGCCGGTGGCGATGACAAAAAAGTCCGTCACCGTGCTCAAGCCACGCACATCCAGCACCGTGATGTTCTCCGCCTTCTTGGCGTCGGCCAGTTCGCGGATGGTTACGGCAAGTTTTTTGGAATCCATGCTGCCTGGGTTTGAGGTTAAGGAGCGTGATAGATTTTTTCCCGCATTAAATCTTCCGCCACCGCGGCCGGGAGCAGTCCTTCAAGGGACAGCCCGGCCGCAGCGCGCTGCCGCACGAGGGAGGCGGAAACTCCCATGGCCGGCGCTTCGATGACCCGCCCCCGAAAGGGCGGCGATAGTGCAGGCGCCGGCTGGCCCGGCCGCGGGCAGACGGCAAATTGCACCCACTCGGCCAGCGTTTCCGCAGCATGCCATTGCGGCAGGGTACAGGCCTGGTCGGCGCCCAAAATCCAGAACAGCTCTGCGCCGGGGTAACGCCGGCGAAACTCGGCCACCGTATCCACCGTGTAGGAAATGCCACCCCGACGGATTTCCACATCATCCACGACACAGCCGCTCCAGCCCGCCAGCGCCAGGCGCAGCCAGCGCAGGCGCAGCGCCGGAGGCGCCGGGGGCGAGTGGGGTTTGAAAGGCGACTGGCTGGCCGGGATGAAATACAGGCGTTGCAATTCCAAGGCTTCCCAGGCCGCGCGCGCCATGCACAAATGACCATAGGTCACCGGATTAAACGAACCGCCAAAAAGTCCAATGCGTTCCATGGCCTGTCAGGCGGCGGTGAACCCTCCGGAAAATGCGCTCATTCCTTGCATGATGACGCACAGAATGGTTGTGCTCCGGCTTTGGCCGGCAAGTCCTGGCCCGGGTGGGCAATCCAACGATTCATGCAGCGCTTCAACAACAACGATTGACTCCTCCACCATAACGCTTTTCCAGCATTTGCGCAACGATTTCCCCGCGGGAAGGCAGGGGAGGCCCCGGCTCCGGCGCCCCGGGCCTCACGGCGGCCGCCGGGGGGGCGGGGTGCAGGTGTCCGCACGCGCACAGCGCCTGTTGCTGCGCGCGCTCGCAGGCGGCCTGCCCGGAGACCTCTTTGGCCGCCAGCAACACCAGCGCCAGCCAGCCCCACCACCCGCGGGGCGAGCCTTCCACCACCGCGTACTCCGGCAGCCAGACCGGCTCGGTTTCTTTGAGCGTGGCGGGCTGCCGCTGCCGCAGCAGTTGCCACCACGTGCGCGCGCTCAACGTCACCATGGTGGCAATCAGCGCCAGAAACACCGCGGTCACCACGGCGTCCACCCGGTTGTTGAACCGGCTGCGCCGGGCATCCAGCACACGCTGCTCGAGCTGCGCCACCGCCGGGGCGTCGCCCCGCGCCCGGGCTGCGGCCAGCTCCTGTTGCAGTTTGGGCAGGGCCTGGTCCGCCGCCTGCGCCGCCGCCCAGAAACCCATGCGCGGATGGGGATGAAACACCTTGATGGCCCCGGCACTGCACGTGACCGCCAGCAACCACACCAGGGGCACCGCCGTCACCAGCACCACCGCCAGCGAGCGCGGCACTCCGGCCGCAGCGGCTTGCCGGCGCTGAAGCTGCATCTTCAGCAGAATCGTCGTGCCCAGGCACAACGCAATGGCCGCCAGCATCTGGTTGGCAATGCCAAAAATCGGCCAGAGCGCCTTCACGCCACCCTCCGCATCGCGCACCCCCTGAATCAGGAAAAATCCCCAGCCGGACACCATCAGCACGCTGGCCAGCAGGTTGGCGCCAAACCGGCGCGTTTCGCCCAGCGGGGCATGGAGACGCCCCAGAAAATCTTGCAACAAATAACGCCCCACACGTGTGCCGGCATCCAAGGTCGTCAGGATGAACAGCGCCTCAAACATGATGGCAAAGTGGTACCAGATATCCAGCCAGCGGCCATGCGTCAGCCGGGAAAAGATGTTGGCCATGCCCACGGCGAGGGTGGCCGCGCCGCCGGTGCGGCCATAAAGGGTTTTCTCGCCCACCTCCTCAGCCAGCGTGGTCATGGCTTGCGCATCCACCGTGACCGGCTGGGGCAGCCAGGCGCGGGAGGCCTCATTCCATTCATAACGATAAAAGCCGGACTGGCTGACTTTCTGGCGGATGTCCGCCGCGGGGTCCGCGCCCGCGCCCTTGACATTCATGGCCAGGTAAACGCCGGGGTCCAGCGTGCAGGCGGCAATCATGGCCATGATGGCCACCAGCGACTCCAAACACATGGCTCCGTATCCCACCATGCGGGCATAGCCTTCGCGGGTGATGATTTTGGGCGTAATGCCGCTGGAAATGAGCGCATGAAAACCGGAAATCGCCCCGCAGGCGATGGTGATGAAACAAAACGGAAACAACTTGCCCGGCACCACCAGCCCGCTGCCGTCCACGAATTTGCTGACCGCCGGCATCTGCATTTCCGGCAGCACCAGCAACACGCCCAGCGCCAGCAGAAAAATGGTGCCCAGTTTCATGAACGTGCTGAGATAATCCCGCGGCGCCAGGAGCAACCACACCGGCAACACACTGGCCATCAGGCCATACACCAGAATGGCCCACGCCAGCGTCTCCGCATGGAGATGAAACACCTGGGACCAGACCGGGCTGGCATAAACCTTCTGCCCGCCCCACACGGCCAGCAACAACAAAACCACGCCGATGGCCGACACTTCCAGCACCTTGCCCACCCGTAAAAACCGCAGATAACACCCCATCATCAGGGCGATGGGAATGGTGGCCCCCACCGTGAACACTCCCCACGGGCTTTCGGCCAGCGCATTCACCACCACCAGCGCCAGCACCGCCAGCAATATGGTCATGATGGCCAGAATCCCCACCATGCCCACCGCCCCCGCCGTGGTGCCAATTTCCTCCCGCACCATTTGCGCCAGCGACTTGCCATCGCGCCGAATCGAGGCAAACAACGTCACAAAATCATGCACCGCGCCCCCGATGACCACCCCAATCAAAATCCACAACGTCCCCGGCAAATACCCAAATTGCGCCGCCAACACCGGCCCCACCAGCGGCCCCGGGCCGGAAATGGCGGCGAAGTGATGCCCAAAGACAATCCACTTGTTGGTCTTGACGTAGTCCTTGCCGTCCTCATGCACTTCGCAAGGCGTGGCGCGGCGGTCATTCAGAGCCAGCACCTTGGCCGCCAGCCATTTGGAATAAAAGCGGTAGCCAATGGCATAAGTGCACAGGGCCGCAATGAGCAGATACCCCGAATTGATGGGTTCCTTGCGGGCGGCGGCCAGCGTGGCGTAAGCTGCCGCCCCCAACACCGCCACGCCGCCCCAGATCAGCCAGCGCACCCAAGTTTTTCCGTTCATGGTGTGTGATGCCGGTTTGCTTTCAGTCCCCGCATCTTGGGGACATGCCGTGGAAAATTCAAAAGAAAACCAATCCGGAATTTATTGGCGATGGGGACGCAACCAGCAGCCAAAAGACCACGCCGATGCGGGCCCAAACGCGGGACGGGCCGGGCAAGCACGCCGCGCAACGCTTTCCTGTTTCCAGTTGCGCAAATGGGGCAGGCCCGCTTTATTGGCAGGGTCATGCAAGTGGCAGGAAAAACAGCCACCCCCCCGCAGCGCACGCCTCGGGCGGGCGGAGGCACCTTGTATTTGGGGCTGACGCTGCTCGCCATCACGGTGGTGGCGGTCATATTACTTTGGTTTTTCCGCCAGCGCCTGCAGGAAGCCAGTGCTGCCCGCAACGCTCCCCTGCCCGTCCTTGGCCAAGTGCCGCCCTTTACTTTAACCAACCAGTTGGGACAGGTCGTTACCTTGAATGATTTGACCGGCAAGGTTTGGGTGGCCGATATCATCTTTACCCGCTGCGCCGGCCCCTGCCCCGTCATGACCTTGCAAATGAGCGAGCTGCAACCCCTCTGGGCAGCCGAACCCACCGTGAAACTCATCACCTTGACCACCGACCCCCTTTACGATACCCCCGAGGTGCTGCGGGCTTATGGGCAGAAGGTCAAGGCAGACCCCCAGCGCTGGTGGTTCCTCACCGGCGACAAGGCGGAAATTGCCCGCCTGGCGGTCCAAGGTTTGCGTTTGACCGCCGTGCCGGTGCCGGAAGCCGAACGCGCCAACCCTGCCGATTTGTTCATTCACAGCACGTTGTTTGTGGTGGTGGATAAACACGGCCGCCTGCGCGCGGTGGTGGAAACCCAGGAGGACGACGTGGAGGAGGGCGAAGCACCCCGGCAGGGCCGTTCGCGGTGGGAGCGCGAAGCCAAACCGCACCTGCAGGCTATCGTGCGCCGTTTGCTGGAGGAGCCTTGATGCCGCTGACCTTGGAAATGCTGCCCACCCTCAACGCCTGCCTCAACACGCTGGCCACGCTGTGTTTGCTGGCGGGCTATTGGGCCATCCGGCGGGGCCATCCCAAAGTTCACCGGGCGCTGATGGTCAGCGCGTTGGCCGCCTCCACAGCTTTTTTGACGAGCTACTTGATTTACCATGCGCAGGCCGAGCGCACCGTGTTTCGGGAGCCGGCCTGGTTTCGCCCCATTTATTTGGTCATTTTGCTGACGCACACCGTGCTGGCGGTGGTCATTGTTCCGCTGGTGCTCACCACCCTCTGGCGCGCCTGGAAGGAGCAATGGGATGCGCACCGGCGGCTGGCCCGGTGGACTCTGCCGCTGTGGCTTTACGTGTCGGTCACTGGCGTGTTGATTTACTACCTCCTCTACGTGAAATACCCGCAAACTCGCCCGGTGCCTCCCCCGCGCGGGGCAACGCTGCAATCATCTCCCGGACCTTACAGGGCGCGCTGCATGCCCCCGGCCGAGGCTGTTTCCATGGGCCGACCGTCCAATACATCGCGGACCAGCTTCAACAGGGCCGCGGTGGCATAAGGCTTGGCCAGAAAGCGGGTGCGCAAATCCTGGGAAGTCTCGGCCAGCGCGGCTTCAGCGCTGTAACCGCTCATGTAAATAATTTTCAGTTCAGGATTTTTGGCGCGCAGCCGTCGTCCCAGCTCCAATCCGGTCATCCCTTGCGGCATGACCATGTCGGTAAGCAATAAATCAAATCGCCCTTGATATTCCTCCCACCGTTCCAGGGCCTCTGGCCCGGAGGCGGCCAGCACCACCTGATAACCACGGCGCTGCAACGCCGCTCCCACCAGCATGCGCACCGGTGCCTCATCCTCCACCACGAGCAGCCGTTCGGTGCCGCCGGAAGGCGCTTCCTCGGTTTGAGCAGCCACCGGCGCCGGCCGCGCCGCAGGCTGGGCGGGCAGGAATATCCGAAATGTGGTACCCTTGCCGGCCTGGCTTTCCACCTCCACCCAGCCCTGATGCTGTTTAACGACGCCATAAACGGTGGCCAGCCCCAGGCCGGTGCCGCGGCCCGGTTCCTTGGTGGTGAAAAATGGCTCAAAAATGTGCCGCATCACTTCCGGAGTCATCCCGCAACCAGTATCCGTGACCGTAAGGCAAACAAACTCTCCAGCGCGCCGCTCAGGATACGCCGACAAATCGCTTTGCGCGAATTCCACCGCGCTGGTGGCAAGGGTCAAGGTGCCTCCGTCGGGCATGGCATCACGAGCATTCACCGCCAGATTCACAATCACCTGGTCCAACATGCCCGGGTCAGCCAGCACCGCCGGCAATCCCGGCCCATAATGGAATTGCAGATGAATGTGTTCGCCAATGAGACGGCCCAAGATTTTGGTCAGATTGCTCACCAGCTCGTTAAGATTGATTTCCTGGGCCTGCATGGCCTGCTTGCGGCTGAAAAGGAGCAGCTTGCGCGTCAAGGCGCCCGCTCGATTCGCCGCTTCGGTAATCTGCTGGCACGCCTCGAGCAACTCCGGCCGATGCCCGAGGTCTTCCTCCAGAAAGCTGGCGTTGCCCTGGATGACCGTCAGGATGTTGTTGAAATCGTGCGCCACGCCGGCAGCCAACTGGCCAATGGCCTCCATCTTTTGCGCCTGGCGCAGTTGCGTTTCCAGCCGCTGCTGTTCCTCCTCGGCCCGTTTGCGGGCGGAGATGTCATAAATCGCTCCGTAAATGGCGTTGACCTGCCCAGCAGCATCCGGTTGATTCCTGGCAATATCCTGCACCCAGCAAACCGTGCCGTCGGCGCGCAGGATGCGATATTCCGATGCCGCCACGTACCCGGGCTGGCGCATTAATTTATGTCCCTCCTCCCGCACACGCGTGCGGTCTTCTGGATGAATCAAATCCCACCATAAACGGCGATGGGCATTAAAATCTGCCTCGGGGTAGCCCGTGATTTTTTCCACCTGCCCATGGAAAAAGACCGGTTTGAAGGTGGCCGGGTCCACCTGATAATAGATGCCGGCGGCGTTCTCCAAAAAATGGCGGTAGCGTGTCTCAAGCTGTGACA
This is a stretch of genomic DNA from Fontisphaera persica. It encodes these proteins:
- a CDS encoding carbon starvation CstA family protein, which produces MNGKTWVRWLIWGGVAVLGAAAYATLAAARKEPINSGYLLIAALCTYAIGYRFYSKWLAAKVLALNDRRATPCEVHEDGKDYVKTNKWIVFGHHFAAISGPGPLVGPVLAAQFGYLPGTLWILIGVVIGGAVHDFVTLFASIRRDGKSLAQMVREEIGTTAGAVGMVGILAIMTILLAVLALVVVNALAESPWGVFTVGATIPIALMMGCYLRFLRVGKVLEVSAIGVVLLLLAVWGGQKVYASPVWSQVFHLHAETLAWAILVYGLMASVLPVWLLLAPRDYLSTFMKLGTIFLLALGVLLVLPEMQMPAVSKFVDGSGLVVPGKLFPFCFITIACGAISGFHALISSGITPKIITREGYARMVGYGAMCLESLVAIMAMIAACTLDPGVYLAMNVKGAGADPAADIRQKVSQSGFYRYEWNEASRAWLPQPVTVDAQAMTTLAEEVGEKTLYGRTGGAATLAVGMANIFSRLTHGRWLDIWYHFAIMFEALFILTTLDAGTRVGRYLLQDFLGRLHAPLGETRRFGANLLASVLMVSGWGFFLIQGVRDAEGGVKALWPIFGIANQMLAAIALCLGTTILLKMQLQRRQAAAAGVPRSLAVVLVTAVPLVWLLAVTCSAGAIKVFHPHPRMGFWAAAQAADQALPKLQQELAAARARGDAPAVAQLEQRVLDARRSRFNNRVDAVVTAVFLALIATMVTLSARTWWQLLRQRQPATLKETEPVWLPEYAVVEGSPRGWWGWLALVLLAAKEVSGQAACERAQQQALCACGHLHPAPPAAAVRPGAPEPGPPLPSRGEIVAQMLEKRYGGGVNRCC
- a CDS encoding ATP-binding protein; protein product: MALLVWFAACAGWTAGAAPAEEAVPGSSTLLTNIQQVRKLPLEMAARGLPVRVQGVVTYADPAWRSFFIQDETAGIYVGDVGNNFLPMAGDWVELEGITLPGHFAPIIGYRRVERLGIQPLPNPVVVPLFQLVSGAYDSQWVEVEGVIRAVYTDEYHLRLKMAGGGYNFDARIPRNLVQNLPQQLINSRVRVQAACGTIFNNRRQAIGMQLFIPSLNQVRVLIQETMDPFTQPAQPISGLLRFNPDFGPLQRVKVAGVVTLRLADGSFFVQDKSGGVRVRPATSEAVKEGNQVEVVGFPVVVNYSPELVDAQFRHGPPGTWPAPVRATLKDLMTGDFDGQRVELEGELADISRLAYSDRLAIRTSQGLVDAVMDKKLQNLEHLKPGSRVRVTGVCWITADEQRQPRSVVLAVRALEDIVVVASPPWWTLQRAAKALVLLGVSILLGVGYVALLRRQVRHQTKIIREQMAQVSQLETRYRHFLENAAGIYYQVDPATFKPVFFHGQVEKITGYPEADFNAHRRLWWDLIHPEDRTRVREEGHKLMRQPGYVAASEYRILRADGTVCWVQDIARNQPDAAGQVNAIYGAIYDISARKRAEEEQQRLETQLRQAQKMEAIGQLAAGVAHDFNNILTVIQGNASFLEEDLGHRPELLEACQQITEAANRAGALTRKLLLFSRKQAMQAQEINLNELVSNLTKILGRLIGEHIHLQFHYGPGLPAVLADPGMLDQVIVNLAVNARDAMPDGGTLTLATSAVEFAQSDLSAYPERRAGEFVCLTVTDTGCGMTPEVMRHIFEPFFTTKEPGRGTGLGLATVYGVVKQHQGWVEVESQAGKGTTFRIFLPAQPAARPAPVAAQTEEAPSGGTERLLVVEDEAPVRMLVGAALQRRGYQVVLAASGPEALERWEEYQGRFDLLLTDMVMPQGMTGLELGRRLRAKNPELKIIYMSGYSAEAALAETSQDLRTRFLAKPYATAALLKLVRDVLDGRPMETASAGGMQRAL
- the rsfS gene encoding ribosome silencing factor, translated to MDSKKLAVTIRELADAKKAENITVLDVRGLSTVTDFFVIATGTSEPHLRAIADEITEKLEENAGLRPRAIDGQVPTHWMVLDYVDVIAHVMRAEVRAKYDLEGLWGDAPRLRPRRKAKVKTVAG
- a CDS encoding SCO family protein — its product is MQVAGKTATPPQRTPRAGGGTLYLGLTLLAITVVAVILLWFFRQRLQEASAARNAPLPVLGQVPPFTLTNQLGQVVTLNDLTGKVWVADIIFTRCAGPCPVMTLQMSELQPLWAAEPTVKLITLTTDPLYDTPEVLRAYGQKVKADPQRWWFLTGDKAEIARLAVQGLRLTAVPVPEAERANPADLFIHSTLFVVVDKHGRLRAVVETQEDDVEEGEAPRQGRSRWEREAKPHLQAIVRRLLEEP
- the nadD gene encoding nicotinate (nicotinamide) nucleotide adenylyltransferase, coding for MERIGLFGGSFNPVTYGHLCMARAAWEALELQRLYFIPASQSPFKPHSPPAPPALRLRWLRLALAGWSGCVVDDVEIRRGGISYTVDTVAEFRRRYPGAELFWILGADQACTLPQWHAAETLAEWVQFAVCPRPGQPAPALSPPFRGRVIEAPAMGVSASLVRQRAAAGLSLEGLLPAAVAEDLMREKIYHAP
- a CDS encoding DUF420 domain-containing protein — translated: MPLTLEMLPTLNACLNTLATLCLLAGYWAIRRGHPKVHRALMVSALAASTAFLTSYLIYHAQAERTVFREPAWFRPIYLVILLTHTVLAVVIVPLVLTTLWRAWKEQWDAHRRLARWTLPLWLYVSVTGVLIYYLLYVKYPQTRPVPPPRGATLQSSPGPYRARCMPPAEAVSMGRPSNTSRTSFNRAAVA
- a CDS encoding PUR family DNA/RNA-binding protein, with the protein product MITNDRSSYGQRPSHGSAGGSRPPAPEETLRREEIVVERKKFIFTLKENQRGRFLRITEDVNGRRDNIIVPAPGLAEFRRVLEEMAKAAEAPSPSGQAPSPE